One window of Gemmatimonadaceae bacterium genomic DNA carries:
- a CDS encoding site-specific DNA-methyltransferase, translated as MASLTRREDLAGKVQMIYLDPPYGIKFASNFQSQVSKLRVDDRESDLTREPEVVKAYRDTWTLGVHSYLAYLRDRLMLCREMLADSGSIFVQISDENLHRVRSVLDDVFGQGGFIGLITFTKKGSQSGDFVPPINEFIIWYAKDRDGALARFRRLYAFRDPADADGFGNAQLRSGEVINASALEPGLEAGVDYRLFSSNAFYSDKSGPNDPVVLRDQSFPSGGNSWKIAPRNIPRVDAADRVLYTTNRIRFKRYADDFPAVALTNVWNDLAGTPDKRYVVQTNARVIERCLLMTTEPGDLVLDPTCGSGTTAFVAEQWGRRWITIDSSRVAIAIARQRLLTSRFDQYKTKPPKLEGGRTHKEGDPANGFIYKTVPHITLKSIAQNTGLDPILTKHAAILAQKLTKVNAALKKVSTDLRRQLKTKLAQKERREGRRSISDADRRRWLLPAAEWREWEIPFDADDDWPAGLRSALADYRAAWRAKMDEVDAAIAASAEPAELVDQPEIVSGVVRVTGPFTVEAVMPAEESLDDSPIESTADDLETFGPNSTQADAINGEAYVDRMRRLLLADGVRFPDNHVAKISRLDPLDDPFLHGEGEWNAGNGRSRRVAVSFGPQHGPVTAVQVEEALHAASRRGFDDVVFAGFNFDGAAQAVIQDDPNPRVRAHLAHIRPDVQMTGLLKDTPNSQIFTVFGTPRTRLDHHADGTFTVAMEGVDIYDPVANAIVPTRADKVAAWFVDSDYDGRTFCITQAFFPDKTAWDKLARALGGYIDEDKFATLSGTSSLPFEAGEHARCAVKVIDPRGNEVMRVHRLESSPERRRRSA; from the coding sequence ATGGCGAGCCTCACCCGGCGCGAAGATCTCGCCGGCAAAGTTCAGATGATCTATCTCGATCCGCCCTACGGGATCAAGTTCGCGAGCAATTTTCAGAGCCAGGTCAGCAAGCTCAGAGTCGATGACCGGGAATCCGATCTCACTCGCGAGCCCGAAGTGGTCAAAGCGTACCGTGACACGTGGACACTTGGCGTCCACTCATACCTCGCGTACTTGCGTGACCGCCTCATGCTCTGCCGCGAAATGCTCGCGGATTCAGGCAGCATTTTTGTTCAGATCTCGGATGAGAATCTTCACCGTGTGCGATCGGTGCTCGATGACGTGTTCGGACAAGGCGGCTTCATCGGGCTAATCACCTTCACGAAGAAGGGAAGCCAATCGGGCGATTTTGTTCCGCCGATCAATGAGTTCATTATCTGGTACGCCAAGGACCGAGATGGTGCGCTCGCGCGATTCCGTCGGCTATACGCGTTCCGCGATCCAGCCGATGCTGATGGATTCGGCAACGCGCAATTGCGCAGCGGTGAAGTTATCAATGCTTCGGCACTCGAACCCGGGCTCGAGGCAGGCGTTGATTACCGACTCTTCAGTTCGAACGCGTTCTACAGCGACAAATCCGGCCCGAACGATCCCGTAGTTCTTCGAGACCAAAGTTTCCCATCGGGTGGAAACTCCTGGAAGATCGCGCCAAGAAACATACCTCGTGTCGATGCGGCCGATCGAGTGCTGTACACGACGAACCGTATTCGGTTCAAGCGCTACGCTGACGATTTTCCCGCTGTCGCGTTGACCAATGTCTGGAATGACCTGGCCGGAACACCGGACAAGCGGTACGTCGTTCAAACAAATGCGCGGGTCATTGAGCGATGCCTCCTGATGACAACCGAGCCCGGCGATCTCGTCCTCGATCCGACCTGTGGCTCCGGCACCACCGCATTCGTCGCCGAGCAATGGGGTCGACGCTGGATCACGATCGACTCCTCTCGCGTCGCGATCGCCATCGCGCGGCAGCGGCTGCTCACCTCGCGCTTCGATCAATACAAGACCAAACCGCCGAAACTGGAAGGCGGGCGCACTCATAAGGAAGGCGATCCAGCGAACGGCTTCATCTACAAGACCGTTCCCCATATCACGCTCAAGAGCATCGCGCAAAATACCGGCCTCGATCCGATCCTCACGAAACATGCAGCCATTCTCGCGCAGAAGCTCACCAAAGTGAACGCGGCGCTGAAGAAGGTTTCCACCGATCTTCGCCGACAACTCAAGACAAAGCTCGCCCAGAAGGAGCGTCGCGAAGGAAGACGCTCAATTTCTGACGCCGATCGACGCCGCTGGCTTCTGCCAGCGGCCGAATGGCGGGAATGGGAAATTCCATTTGACGCCGACGACGATTGGCCGGCTGGGCTCCGCTCAGCGCTTGCCGACTATCGCGCCGCATGGCGCGCGAAGATGGACGAGGTGGACGCCGCCATTGCGGCGAGTGCGGAGCCTGCAGAACTCGTCGATCAGCCGGAAATCGTCTCCGGCGTCGTCCGCGTCACCGGACCGTTCACCGTCGAGGCGGTGATGCCGGCCGAGGAATCACTCGACGACTCTCCCATCGAATCGACCGCGGACGATCTCGAGACGTTCGGCCCGAATTCCACACAAGCGGACGCCATTAACGGTGAGGCGTATGTCGATCGCATGCGCAGATTGCTGCTAGCCGATGGCGTGCGATTTCCCGATAACCATGTCGCCAAGATCTCGCGCCTGGATCCGCTCGATGACCCGTTTCTTCACGGCGAGGGAGAGTGGAATGCCGGCAATGGTCGTTCCCGCCGAGTCGCGGTCAGTTTCGGACCTCAACACGGACCGGTGACGGCCGTTCAAGTCGAAGAGGCGTTGCATGCGGCGTCTCGACGCGGCTTCGACGACGTCGTGTTCGCCGGATTCAACTTCGACGGCGCAGCGCAGGCGGTCATCCAGGACGACCCGAACCCGAGAGTGCGCGCGCACCTCGCGCACATCCGTCCAGACGTCCAGATGACGGGGCTTCTCAAGGACACGCCGAATTCGCAGATCTTCACGGTGTTCGGAACACCGCGCACGCGATTGGATCACCACGCAGACGGCACCTTCACGGTGGCAATGGAAGGCGTCGACATCTATGACCCGGTCGCGAACGCAATCGTCCCGACGCGGGCAGACAAGGTCGCTGCATGGTTCGTCGACAGCGACTATGACGGCAGAACATTCTGCATCACGCAAGCCTTTTTTCCGGACAAGACCGCGTGGGACAAGCTCGCTCGCGCACTCGGCGGGTATATCGACGAAGACAAATTTGCGACACTCAGCGGCACGAGCTCGCTGCCGTTCGAGGCAGGAGAGCATGCGCGATGCGCGGTGAAGGTCATTGACCCACGCGGCAATGAGGTAATGCGGGTTCACCGGCTCGAGTCCAGCCCGGAGCGCCGCCGGCGCTCAGCCTGA
- a CDS encoding DUF2059 domain-containing protein, whose translation MHTESAADPERLALANRLIGVMDPSFAPDSMSDVRSSSPETQESDARDADRRVRVKSQTRMFAAKYLPPEVSRPIVASAFADAFVASELRAMIAFYESPVGRKLVGQNAEILLVIRRAFDNILQQRRRELGEATVPSRELE comes from the coding sequence GTGCACACTGAGTCGGCAGCAGATCCCGAGCGGCTTGCGCTGGCCAATCGGCTCATCGGAGTGATGGACCCGTCGTTCGCGCCGGACTCGATGAGCGATGTTCGATCGAGTAGTCCCGAGACGCAGGAATCCGACGCGCGCGATGCCGATCGCCGCGTTCGCGTCAAATCCCAAACGCGAATGTTCGCCGCGAAATACCTGCCGCCGGAAGTGAGCCGGCCCATCGTCGCCAGCGCGTTCGCGGACGCGTTCGTCGCGAGTGAGCTGCGCGCGATGATCGCCTTCTATGAATCGCCTGTTGGGCGCAAGCTCGTCGGACAGAACGCCGAGATTCTGCTCGTCATCCGGCGCGCGTTCGACAACATTCTGCAGCAGCGCCGGAGGGAGCTCGGAGAAGCCACCGTGCCGTCCCGGGAACTCGAATAG
- a CDS encoding KamA family radical SAM protein, translating to MSDWQKVLHESVDTLSKLAERFGDDVIDVDGLQPAFDNFQMRITPNALSTIKEIGDPMWQQYVPTTQELDIVDGVIDSLDEDGDSPVPNITHRYPDRVLFLVSPVCATYCRFCTRRRKVGDPEKIPLNQYESALQYIREHTEIRDVIMSGGDPMMLSDRRLEYLFQRLRDIPHVEIIRLGSRITSHLPSRITPEFCEMVKKYHPVYMNTHFNHPAELTPESVAALGRLADAGVPLGCQTVLLKGVNDDPAVMKELMQKLLKARVRPYYIYMADQVAGGEHFRTNVEKGLEIVKALRGWTSGLAVPHFVIDAPGGGGKVPLLPEYVEEINEDEVIFRNYAGERYVYKQPRQPAIAASACGNAAAAKSDVVPIQIGKKAKPRKKTVARKRRTGT from the coding sequence ATGAGTGACTGGCAGAAGGTTCTCCACGAGAGTGTCGACACGCTGAGCAAGCTCGCCGAACGTTTCGGCGACGACGTCATCGACGTCGATGGATTGCAGCCGGCGTTCGACAACTTCCAGATGCGGATCACGCCGAACGCCCTGTCGACGATCAAGGAGATCGGCGACCCGATGTGGCAGCAGTACGTGCCGACGACGCAGGAGCTGGACATCGTCGATGGCGTGATCGACTCGCTGGACGAAGACGGCGACTCGCCGGTGCCGAACATCACGCATCGCTATCCCGATCGCGTGCTCTTCCTGGTGAGCCCGGTCTGCGCGACCTACTGCCGCTTCTGCACGCGTCGCCGGAAGGTCGGCGATCCGGAGAAGATCCCGCTCAACCAGTACGAGTCCGCGCTCCAGTACATTCGCGAGCACACGGAAATTCGCGACGTCATCATGTCGGGCGGCGACCCGATGATGCTGTCCGATCGCCGGCTGGAGTATCTCTTCCAGCGCCTGCGCGACATCCCGCACGTCGAGATCATTCGCCTGGGCAGCCGCATCACGTCGCACTTGCCAAGCCGCATCACGCCGGAATTCTGCGAGATGGTGAAGAAGTACCATCCGGTGTACATGAACACGCACTTCAATCATCCGGCGGAGCTGACGCCTGAATCGGTTGCCGCGCTCGGACGCCTGGCCGACGCCGGCGTTCCGCTCGGCTGCCAGACGGTGCTGCTCAAGGGCGTCAACGACGACCCGGCCGTGATGAAGGAGCTGATGCAGAAACTGCTCAAGGCGCGCGTGCGGCCGTACTACATCTACATGGCCGATCAGGTCGCGGGCGGCGAGCATTTCCGCACCAACGTCGAGAAGGGTTTAGAGATCGTGAAAGCCCTGCGCGGTTGGACGAGCGGCCTCGCGGTGCCGCACTTCGTCATCGACGCGCCGGGCGGCGGCGGGAAGGTCCCGCTTCTGCCGGAGTACGTCGAGGAGATCAACGAGGACGAGGTGATCTTCCGCAACTACGCGGGCGAGCGGTACGTCTACAAGCAGCCGCGCCAGCCGGCGATCGCCGCGTCGGCATGCGGCAACGCCGCGGCCGCCAAGTCCGACGTCGTGCCGATTCAGATCGGGAAGAAGGCGAAGCCGAGAAAGAAGACCGTGGCTCGGAAGCGCCGCACGGGGACGTAA
- a CDS encoding GNAT family N-acetyltransferase: protein MSSSVKLGALTKGHRNRIREILDATAVFRDEEVAVALELFDETFAAGPARAPYDPGDGVANYEFVGSFSREGQLVGYVCYGATPGTDRTYDLYWIAVHPDFQGEGGGSQLLDEVERRLRQREARLIVVETSSRGDYAPTRRFYEARRYVEAAVLGDFYAPGDDRVIYTKRLDDSR, encoded by the coding sequence ATGTCATCATCAGTCAAGCTGGGCGCTCTTACCAAAGGGCATCGCAATCGTATTCGGGAAATCCTCGACGCCACGGCGGTGTTTCGCGATGAAGAGGTCGCGGTGGCGCTGGAGTTGTTCGACGAGACCTTCGCGGCGGGACCGGCCCGGGCGCCGTACGATCCGGGCGACGGCGTGGCGAATTACGAGTTTGTCGGGTCGTTCTCGCGCGAAGGTCAACTCGTCGGATACGTCTGCTATGGCGCGACACCGGGAACGGATCGCACCTACGATCTCTACTGGATCGCGGTCCATCCGGATTTTCAGGGCGAGGGCGGCGGTTCGCAGCTGCTCGACGAAGTCGAGCGGCGGCTGCGGCAGCGGGAAGCGCGATTGATCGTGGTCGAGACGTCGTCGCGCGGTGACTATGCGCCGACGCGTCGTTTTTACGAGGCGCGGCGGTACGTCGAGGCGGCGGTGCTCGGGGATTTTTACGCGCCGGGAGATGATCGCGTGATTTATACGAAGCGGCTGGATGATTCGCGCTAA
- a CDS encoding ATP-grasp domain-containing protein, translated as MKIAILFDGASAYATKPDQLILGTVEAIEQSLVAEGNEVGYMPVFHDGKWIEKLRKGKFDLAFNMCEGIDGIATLESAVISVLELFKIPFTGASSYTTAVCLRKPVINGLLEKNGLPIPRFASLRRGDPLVSVGYPAIVKPAAEDASLGVEQRSVVRNTRQLAERVGAMLDVWDEVIIQRFVDGREVQVGVLGDAVLPIAEIDFGKMPRGRWRIVTYQSKWAPGSIDDIGGMPRCPAKLPARVAAECRRVALKAWMLSGGFGYGRVDMRLDANGQPWILEVNANPDIAPDAGLARMARVAGIEYGALIRNICEMGLARSRQPSPPDEWLLAQKLSGVENPVEGTPELDLFAVGQE; from the coding sequence GTGAAGATCGCCATCCTCTTCGACGGCGCGTCTGCCTACGCGACGAAACCTGACCAGCTCATCCTCGGCACCGTCGAGGCGATCGAGCAGTCGCTCGTCGCTGAAGGCAACGAAGTCGGCTACATGCCCGTCTTCCACGACGGCAAGTGGATCGAGAAGCTGCGCAAGGGAAAGTTCGATCTCGCGTTCAACATGTGCGAAGGGATCGACGGCATCGCCACGCTCGAGTCGGCGGTGATCTCCGTGCTCGAGCTCTTCAAGATTCCGTTCACGGGCGCGTCGAGCTACACGACAGCGGTGTGTCTCCGGAAGCCGGTGATCAACGGGCTGCTCGAGAAGAACGGACTGCCGATTCCACGTTTCGCGTCGCTTCGCCGCGGCGATCCGCTGGTGAGCGTCGGTTACCCGGCCATCGTGAAGCCCGCAGCCGAAGACGCCTCACTCGGCGTGGAGCAGCGCTCGGTCGTTCGCAACACGCGTCAGTTGGCCGAGCGCGTGGGGGCGATGCTCGACGTGTGGGACGAGGTGATCATTCAGCGTTTCGTCGACGGGCGTGAAGTGCAGGTCGGCGTGCTCGGCGATGCGGTGCTGCCGATCGCCGAGATCGATTTCGGAAAAATGCCGCGCGGGCGGTGGCGCATCGTCACGTATCAGAGCAAGTGGGCGCCGGGGAGCATCGACGACATCGGCGGCATGCCGCGCTGTCCGGCCAAGCTCCCGGCGAGAGTCGCCGCCGAGTGCCGGCGCGTCGCGCTCAAGGCGTGGATGCTCTCCGGCGGATTCGGGTACGGCCGCGTGGACATGCGGCTCGATGCGAACGGTCAGCCGTGGATTCTCGAGGTGAACGCGAATCCGGACATCGCGCCGGACGCCGGACTGGCGCGCATGGCGCGCGTGGCGGGCATCGAATACGGCGCGCTGATCCGCAACATCTGCGAGATGGGCCTCGCGCGCAGCCGTCAGCCGTCGCCGCCGGACGAGTGGTTGCTGGCGCAGAAGCTGTCGGGGGTCGAGAACCCGGTGGAAGGGACGCCGGAGCTCGATCTCTTTGCGGTCGGTCAGGAGTGA
- the fusA gene encoding elongation factor G, with product MREYKGSEIRNIAVVGHGASGKTSLVDALAFVSGSAKRHGSVRDGTALTDHAAEEIERGFSINLGCAYAEWQDTKINLIDTPGYLDFNGDAIAGLAAADGALVVVPATSGVEVGTERMFREAVSRRDPVLFVVSMMDKEHADFDRIYQQIKTRLTNKVIPVEIPIGEGPDFHGVINLFTKRALQFKRGVKTGEYEETDIPEEAQAQFDRYYAELIESISATDDTLLERYLEGGDISRDDAIAGMKEAMKRMELFPLFCVSSEHNYGTQAVLSTIVELMPNAFEMEEVHAFTGAEGDATVDIHAEDDKHCIAHVFKTMSEPHVGDVTFFRLYSGTITNGDELYNATRAGAEKLNHLSVAQGKERTEVPRLHAGDLGCVAKLRNTHTNDTLSTKQHPVRMPLITFPEPTINMAVHAANRADEEKLQSGLHRLHDEDPTFEVHYNAETHETIVSGLGERHLEVAMSKLKRKFAVTAELSKPRIAYRETIKAKAEGQGRHKKQSGGRGQFGDCWVRFAPLPRGTGYRFVDSIVGGSIPRQFIPAVDKGIQEASVRGILAGYPLVDFQVEVYDGSYHTVDSNEMSFKMAGILAFKGVAARCKPVLLEPLDEIEVTTPDDYMGDVLGDLSSRRGHILGSEPSDAGTVIRAIVPQAELHDYASSVSSMTQGRARFHRAFKGYEEAPHEVAQKVIEDHAKEKDEELVAAH from the coding sequence ATGAGAGAATACAAGGGATCGGAGATCCGCAACATCGCGGTGGTAGGACACGGGGCGAGCGGCAAGACCAGTCTGGTCGATGCGCTCGCCTTTGTGTCAGGCAGCGCGAAGCGGCACGGATCGGTGAGGGACGGCACCGCCCTGACCGATCACGCCGCCGAAGAAATCGAGCGCGGATTCTCGATCAACCTCGGCTGCGCCTATGCCGAGTGGCAGGACACCAAGATCAATCTCATCGACACCCCGGGGTATCTCGACTTCAACGGCGACGCGATCGCCGGTCTGGCCGCGGCCGACGGCGCGCTCGTCGTCGTGCCGGCGACGTCCGGCGTCGAAGTCGGTACGGAGCGCATGTTCCGCGAGGCGGTGAGCCGCCGCGATCCGGTGCTGTTCGTGGTGTCGATGATGGACAAGGAGCACGCCGACTTCGATCGCATCTACCAGCAGATCAAGACGCGGCTGACGAACAAGGTCATCCCCGTCGAGATCCCGATCGGCGAAGGCCCCGACTTCCATGGCGTCATCAATCTCTTCACCAAGCGCGCGCTGCAGTTCAAGCGCGGCGTGAAGACGGGCGAGTATGAGGAAACTGATATACCAGAAGAAGCACAAGCGCAGTTCGACCGCTACTACGCGGAGTTGATCGAGTCGATCTCGGCGACGGACGACACGCTGCTCGAGCGCTATCTCGAGGGCGGCGACATCTCGCGCGACGACGCGATCGCCGGCATGAAGGAAGCGATGAAGCGCATGGAGCTCTTCCCGCTCTTCTGCGTCTCGAGCGAGCACAATTACGGCACGCAGGCCGTGCTCTCGACGATCGTCGAGCTCATGCCGAACGCCTTCGAGATGGAAGAGGTGCACGCGTTCACGGGCGCCGAGGGCGACGCGACGGTCGACATTCACGCCGAGGACGACAAGCACTGCATCGCGCACGTGTTCAAGACGATGTCCGAGCCGCACGTCGGCGACGTCACCTTCTTCCGCCTGTATTCCGGCACCATCACCAACGGCGACGAGTTGTACAACGCCACGCGCGCCGGGGCGGAGAAGTTGAATCACCTCTCCGTGGCCCAGGGCAAGGAGCGCACGGAGGTACCGCGGCTGCACGCGGGCGATCTGGGCTGCGTGGCCAAGCTGCGCAACACCCATACGAACGACACCCTCTCGACGAAGCAGCATCCCGTGCGCATGCCGCTCATCACCTTCCCCGAGCCGACGATCAACATGGCGGTGCACGCCGCCAACCGCGCCGACGAGGAGAAGCTGCAATCCGGATTGCACCGGCTGCACGACGAGGACCCCACGTTCGAGGTACACTACAACGCCGAGACGCACGAGACGATCGTCTCCGGCCTCGGCGAGCGGCACCTCGAAGTGGCGATGAGTAAACTCAAACGAAAGTTCGCCGTGACGGCCGAGCTCTCGAAGCCCAGGATCGCGTATCGCGAGACGATCAAGGCGAAAGCCGAGGGCCAGGGCAGGCACAAGAAACAATCGGGCGGCCGCGGGCAGTTTGGCGACTGCTGGGTGCGATTCGCGCCGCTGCCGCGCGGGACTGGCTACCGCTTCGTCGATTCAATCGTCGGCGGCTCGATTCCCCGGCAGTTCATCCCCGCCGTCGACAAGGGAATTCAGGAAGCGTCGGTGCGCGGCATTCTCGCCGGCTATCCGCTCGTCGATTTCCAGGTCGAGGTGTACGACGGCTCGTATCACACCGTCGACTCGAACGAAATGTCCTTCAAGATGGCCGGCATTCTCGCGTTCAAGGGCGTTGCCGCGAGATGCAAGCCGGTGCTCCTCGAGCCACTCGATGAAATCGAAGTCACGACGCCCGACGACTACATGGGCGACGTGCTCGGCGATCTCTCATCGCGCCGCGGACACATTCTTGGCTCGGAGCCGAGTGATGCGGGCACGGTCATTCGCGCGATCGTGCCGCAGGCCGAGTTGCATGACTACGCCAGCTCCGTGTCGTCGATGACGCAGGGGCGGGCGAGGTTCCACCGCGCGTTCAAGGGATATGAGGAAGCACCGCACGAGGTGGCGCAGAAGGTGATCGAAGACCACGCCAAGGAGAAGGACGAGGAGCTGGTCGCGGCGCACTAA
- a CDS encoding AAA family ATPase — MSIQIPASRASDGRATSLRITLFGRVAASINDRELNGRSVVVTAALLLFALDRGRRWTRDEMALLLWPDADAATQRSRLRWLLAKLRRLGLPFTEAGDVLSLPASIVDIDTDHVAALPPDEIAPLLPSYAPTFSAAFERWLDEQRELLRVRATRTLNERANVAREHGQWPTVISLAEAVLRVDRWNESAVLSLADGLCRVGDRETALQTLEAFLRATEDRPELQVEGRLLVQRIKGTPEPRFSPIPRLVGRDAPLAQLAELLRVARLGQGGALLLVGPAGIGKTRLLDETIAQARAARMRPIRLRCQRSDSRRPLTVVATLAHEARLMRGAAGCAPEALAEIDRFLQPGSGEAAPHERENLPSPQLVRRRLMSALIDLLAAVTWESPLVIAVDDAQWMDAASVAFWKDLVPWAGSHAVAIVMSHRPGRGDDELTTVAPVVAIDPLDTEAADALLADLEAQSGRPLGAHVRADVAARGAGNPLFLIELARHQGQSAGAPPRSLTDAFDGSLDTLSASALRILQVAAILGPYATMARVEHVAQLPRAPFVDAVIELDAAGILKTDSAGILVGHGMWSDAALTRVSPQVARLLHRYAAEGMQQELAEQPSLALLWETVRHWENAGLGEDGLRTLQRGAEHLAQSGFPDAAAEACERAIRQVKDARESLALRRRRIELLVHAGLPTKVIEEVDRYEQLAREVDPMHDAHNPFELDRERAVVDAGGDWSVYLQRMLRCASAEHASVGHRLRAAKETAKMAEVKSSSLLHDAYAIARSLEPQTESEKWDRTNIELLFHRRFGDVHKYLELAKQLTARCRAAGDTSRLAGALDFAGVGYRLTGRFADARAALAEAIELYSRSGALGGMIIARQRLIGMSLDVDAPAVTRRLLDEARGPIQTLGSRGIGMFKDIVLPTVEAELEARHGDPEEALRRAPSLDRAIEHHAAAWGLRMLAIHLHARTRLGREDDVSMIADGMRRYFERPDFWHDWPAAVYAAHLDATGETPAARQFARRYLNDIRREVYDPPAVLAALAARAESPRAARQHALRPMSA, encoded by the coding sequence GTGTCCATACAAATTCCCGCGTCTCGCGCTTCCGACGGCCGTGCTACGTCGCTTCGGATCACCCTCTTTGGGCGAGTCGCGGCCAGCATCAACGACCGCGAGCTGAACGGACGCTCCGTCGTCGTGACGGCGGCGCTGCTGTTGTTCGCGCTCGACCGCGGGCGACGTTGGACGCGCGACGAAATGGCGCTGCTCCTGTGGCCGGACGCGGACGCGGCCACGCAACGCAGCCGCCTGCGCTGGCTCCTGGCCAAGCTGCGCCGCCTCGGTCTTCCATTTACGGAAGCGGGCGACGTGCTCTCGTTGCCCGCGTCGATCGTCGACATCGATACCGATCACGTCGCGGCGCTGCCGCCGGATGAGATCGCACCGCTGCTTCCGTCCTACGCGCCGACCTTCTCCGCCGCGTTCGAGCGGTGGCTCGACGAACAGCGCGAGCTGCTGCGCGTCAGAGCGACGCGAACGTTGAACGAGCGCGCGAACGTCGCGCGCGAGCATGGCCAATGGCCGACCGTGATCTCACTCGCCGAGGCAGTGCTGCGCGTCGATCGTTGGAACGAGAGCGCGGTGTTGAGCCTGGCCGACGGTCTCTGTCGGGTCGGCGATCGCGAAACGGCGCTGCAGACACTTGAAGCGTTCCTCCGCGCCACCGAAGACAGACCCGAGCTGCAGGTCGAAGGACGGTTGCTGGTGCAGCGAATCAAAGGCACGCCGGAGCCTCGCTTCTCGCCGATCCCACGGCTCGTCGGCAGGGACGCGCCGCTGGCACAACTCGCCGAGCTGCTTCGCGTCGCCCGACTCGGACAAGGCGGCGCACTCTTGCTCGTCGGTCCGGCCGGCATCGGGAAGACGCGACTGCTCGACGAAACCATCGCGCAAGCCCGCGCGGCGCGCATGCGTCCCATTCGGCTCCGCTGTCAACGCAGCGACAGCCGTCGGCCGCTCACGGTCGTCGCGACGCTCGCGCACGAGGCGCGGTTGATGCGCGGCGCCGCGGGATGCGCGCCCGAAGCGCTCGCCGAAATCGACCGCTTCCTCCAGCCGGGCTCGGGTGAAGCGGCGCCGCACGAGCGTGAGAATCTTCCAAGTCCGCAGCTCGTTCGCCGCCGCTTGATGAGCGCGTTGATCGATCTTCTGGCAGCCGTCACCTGGGAGTCGCCGCTGGTCATCGCGGTGGACGATGCGCAGTGGATGGATGCGGCCAGCGTCGCGTTCTGGAAAGACCTGGTCCCGTGGGCGGGCAGTCACGCAGTCGCGATCGTGATGTCGCACCGCCCCGGCCGGGGCGACGACGAGTTGACGACGGTTGCTCCGGTCGTCGCCATCGATCCGCTCGACACTGAGGCCGCGGACGCGCTACTCGCTGATCTGGAAGCCCAGTCCGGCCGTCCGCTCGGCGCGCACGTACGCGCCGACGTGGCCGCGCGCGGCGCCGGCAATCCGCTTTTCCTGATCGAGTTGGCGCGGCACCAGGGACAGTCAGCCGGTGCGCCGCCGCGCTCGCTCACGGACGCCTTCGACGGCTCACTCGACACACTCAGCGCGTCGGCGCTGCGCATTCTGCAGGTCGCCGCCATCCTCGGTCCGTATGCTACGATGGCGCGCGTCGAGCACGTCGCGCAACTGCCTCGCGCGCCATTCGTCGACGCGGTCATCGAGCTGGACGCGGCCGGAATTCTCAAGACGGATTCCGCGGGCATCCTCGTCGGTCACGGCATGTGGTCGGATGCGGCGTTGACGCGCGTGTCGCCGCAAGTCGCGCGACTGCTGCACCGCTATGCCGCGGAAGGCATGCAGCAGGAGCTCGCTGAACAGCCATCGCTCGCGCTGTTGTGGGAGACGGTGCGGCATTGGGAAAACGCGGGACTGGGCGAAGATGGACTTCGCACGCTGCAGCGCGGCGCCGAGCATCTCGCACAAAGCGGGTTTCCGGACGCGGCGGCTGAGGCATGCGAACGCGCCATTCGTCAGGTCAAGGATGCGCGCGAATCGCTCGCGCTTCGGCGCCGCCGCATCGAGCTGCTCGTTCACGCGGGTCTTCCGACGAAAGTCATCGAGGAAGTCGATCGGTACGAGCAGCTGGCGCGCGAAGTCGATCCGATGCACGACGCGCACAATCCGTTCGAGCTGGATCGCGAACGCGCGGTAGTCGATGCCGGCGGCGATTGGTCGGTCTATCTCCAACGGATGCTTCGGTGCGCGTCCGCCGAGCATGCGTCGGTGGGTCATCGGCTCCGGGCCGCCAAGGAGACGGCGAAGATGGCGGAGGTCAAGTCGTCGTCGTTGTTGCACGATGCCTACGCGATCGCGCGATCGCTCGAGCCACAAACGGAATCAGAGAAGTGGGATCGAACCAACATCGAGCTGCTGTTTCACCGACGGTTCGGCGACGTGCACAAATATCTCGAGCTCGCGAAACAGTTGACGGCGCGATGTCGAGCGGCGGGCGACACGAGCCGCCTCGCAGGAGCATTGGACTTTGCTGGAGTCGGGTACCGGCTCACAGGACGATTCGCTGACGCACGAGCGGCGTTAGCCGAAGCCATTGAGTTGTATTCCCGCAGCGGCGCGCTTGGCGGAATGATCATCGCGCGGCAACGGTTGATCGGCATGAGCCTCGACGTGGACGCGCCGGCGGTCACGCGACGCTTGCTCGACGAAGCGCGCGGTCCGATCCAGACCCTCGGCTCGCGGGGCATCGGAATGTTCAAGGACATCGTGCTGCCGACCGTCGAGGCGGAGCTCGAGGCGCGGCACGGCGATCCGGAAGAAGCGCTTCGACGCGCACCGTCGCTCGATCGCGCGATCGAACATCACGCGGCAGCGTGGGGTCTCCGCATGCTCGCAATCCACCTGCACGCGCGCACGCGGCTCGGCCGCGAGGACGATGTTTCGATGATCGCCGACGGCATGCGTCGGTACTTCGAGCGTCCTGATTTCTGGCACGACTGGCCGGCGGCGGTGTATGCCGCGCATCTCGATGCGACAGGCGAGACCCCGGCGGCGCGCCAGTTTGCGAGGCGTTATCTGAATGACATTCGGCGAGAGGTCTACGACCCTCCGGCCGTTCTTGCCGCGCTGGCCGCGCGCGCCGAATCACCGCGTGCCGCTCGTCAGCACGCATTGCGGCCAATGAGCGCATGA